Proteins encoded within one genomic window of Spirulina major PCC 6313:
- a CDS encoding Uma2 family endonuclease produces MVQAPSQPNTQYPDSDGKPMADNTKQYQWIVRLVENLKCLLQDQTAFVAGDLLWYPVQAKGGKTPSGQAPDAMVVLGRPAGDRGSYKQWEEDDIAPQVVFEIISPSNTATEMVAKQHFYAQHGVLEMYFYDPDSYDFWGLTRDHVEAGFTPVLVLNLPWVSPLLQIQFELFEDGLAVFYPNGEPFKTFTELANERDKAFAKLDKAFAKLRELGIDPDTL; encoded by the coding sequence GTGGTACAAGCACCTTCTCAACCCAACACCCAATATCCCGACTCCGACGGCAAACCCATGGCAGACAATACCAAGCAGTATCAATGGATTGTACGTCTTGTGGAAAATCTCAAATGCCTACTGCAAGATCAAACCGCCTTTGTGGCTGGCGATCTGCTCTGGTATCCCGTCCAGGCTAAAGGGGGTAAAACGCCGTCCGGTCAAGCTCCCGATGCCATGGTGGTCTTGGGTCGTCCCGCTGGAGACAGAGGCAGTTACAAACAATGGGAAGAGGATGATATTGCCCCCCAAGTGGTCTTTGAGATCATCTCACCCAGCAATACCGCCACCGAGATGGTGGCTAAACAACATTTCTATGCCCAGCATGGTGTGTTGGAAATGTATTTTTATGACCCCGATTCCTACGATTTTTGGGGACTGACTCGCGACCACGTAGAGGCGGGCTTCACCCCGGTACTCGTTCTGAATTTGCCCTGGGTTTCGCCACTGTTGCAGATTCAGTTTGAACTGTTCGAGGATGGTTTGGCGGTGTTTTATCCCAATGGTGAACCGTTTAAAACCTTCACCGAATTAGCCAATGAACGGGATAAAGCGTTTGCCAAATTAGATAAAGCGTTTGCCAAATTAAGGGAGTTGGGCATCGATCCCGATACCTTGTGA
- a CDS encoding S-layer homology domain-containing protein: MINFKRWQATTALIMTLGMNATAIAPIFVAPMIASSAAPALAQATRFPDVPSTHWAKDYINALVAQNVLAGFPDGTFRPDAPVTRAQYSSMVQAVYNKTKIRNAINFADVPSSHWAAGSIRTSYEMGFLSGYPGNIFRPEQNIPREQVLVSLANGLNYSSNAPVNQVLNYYVDNGSISNFAQSAVAAATEERMVVNYPTLNRLNPTRNATRAEVAAFLYQAMVSEGRVAAINSPYIANATPIATEYRIPAGTTIPVSYMKDKILLMPDETLPVTFAVRTNITTQDGSVLIPAGSQVKGELRPAGDDATQFVAQELTYPDGSTRPFAATSSPITKTETVRRGTNTGDLLKNAALGTAAAAAIAAVTGDRAIATEELLIGAGAGAVLTLIQNFLGRNSVDLLVVEPETNLNLTLDDDFVAPVQ; encoded by the coding sequence ATGATTAACTTCAAACGCTGGCAAGCCACGACCGCCTTGATCATGACCTTGGGGATGAATGCAACGGCGATCGCACCCATTTTCGTCGCCCCGATGATTGCCTCCTCCGCTGCCCCCGCCTTGGCCCAAGCCACCCGCTTCCCCGATGTCCCCAGCACCCACTGGGCGAAAGACTACATCAATGCGTTGGTGGCTCAAAATGTATTAGCCGGTTTTCCCGATGGCACCTTCCGCCCCGATGCACCGGTGACCCGGGCGCAATATTCCTCCATGGTGCAAGCGGTGTACAACAAAACGAAGATTCGCAACGCCATCAATTTTGCTGATGTACCCAGCAGCCATTGGGCCGCCGGTTCGATTCGGACATCCTACGAAATGGGGTTCCTCTCTGGTTATCCCGGTAATATTTTCCGTCCTGAGCAAAACATTCCCCGCGAACAAGTCCTCGTTTCCCTCGCCAACGGGTTGAACTATAGCTCGAATGCCCCGGTCAACCAAGTGCTCAATTACTACGTGGACAACGGCTCGATTTCTAACTTTGCCCAGTCAGCAGTGGCGGCGGCAACGGAAGAACGGATGGTGGTGAACTATCCCACCCTCAACCGGTTGAATCCGACCCGCAATGCGACCCGCGCCGAAGTTGCTGCGTTCCTCTATCAAGCCATGGTGAGTGAAGGCCGAGTGGCAGCGATTAATTCGCCCTATATTGCCAATGCCACCCCGATCGCAACGGAATACCGTATTCCCGCCGGGACGACGATCCCCGTCAGCTACATGAAGGACAAAATCCTCTTGATGCCTGATGAAACCCTGCCCGTTACGTTCGCAGTGCGGACGAATATCACCACCCAAGATGGCAGCGTGTTGATTCCGGCGGGCAGTCAGGTGAAAGGTGAACTGCGCCCCGCTGGGGATGATGCGACCCAGTTTGTGGCTCAGGAGTTGACCTATCCGGATGGTTCGACGCGACCCTTTGCTGCGACCTCTAGCCCGATCACCAAAACCGAAACGGTACGCCGGGGTACGAATACCGGGGATCTGCTGAAAAATGCGGCGTTAGGGACGGCTGCTGCTGCTGCGATCGCTGCCGTCACCGGAGACCGGGCGATCGCCACCGAAGAACTGCTGATCGGAGCGGGAGCCGGTGCAGTATTGACCCTGATCCAAAACTTCCTCGGTCGTAACAGTGTGGATCTCCTGGTGGTGGAACCGGAAACCAACTTGAACCTCACCTTAGATGATGACTTTGTTGCCCCGGTGCAATAG
- a CDS encoding AMP-dependent synthetase/ligase: MTAIDSPLNAIAKGTMPTDYDTATSLAQVWQITCQKHRDILALYDPHSTPEVRYTYGEAYRAIEQFASGLQALGVKPGDKVALFADNSPRWLIADQGVILTGAANVVRSAQADRYELLYIYADSDSTALIVQDFKTLKTLQPELSEQSVSVIILLSDETPDPEGAVRMLNFEQLLALGQQQPLTPVAIQPSDLVTLLYTSGTTGKPKGVMLTHGNLLHQITTFISAIKPTAGDRVLSILPSWHSYERTVEYFLFAYGCSQMYTNIRYFKQDLASFKPHFMVGVPRLWESIYEGVQKTFREKSARQQALIHFFFGWSEKYILARRLADDLDLLRPNPSASDRTKAKLKAALLKPLHLLGDRLVYGKVRAATGGCIKYFVSGGGSLARHIDTFYELINVPLIVGYGLTETAPVATVRSRECNLRGASGPPLPHTEIRIVHPETRTPLPDLIL; encoded by the coding sequence ATGACAGCAATAGACTCTCCATTGAATGCGATCGCCAAGGGAACCATGCCCACTGACTACGACACCGCCACATCCCTCGCCCAAGTCTGGCAAATCACCTGCCAAAAACACCGGGATATTCTCGCCCTCTACGATCCCCACAGCACCCCAGAGGTGCGCTACACCTACGGCGAAGCCTATCGGGCCATCGAGCAGTTCGCCAGCGGTTTGCAAGCCTTGGGGGTGAAACCGGGGGATAAGGTGGCATTGTTTGCCGATAATAGCCCCCGCTGGTTAATTGCCGATCAAGGGGTGATCTTGACAGGGGCGGCGAATGTGGTGCGTTCGGCCCAAGCCGATCGCTACGAACTCCTCTATATCTATGCAGACAGTGACAGCACCGCGCTGATCGTTCAAGATTTCAAAACCTTGAAGACCCTCCAGCCGGAACTTAGTGAGCAATCGGTCTCGGTGATTATTTTGCTGTCGGATGAAACGCCTGATCCTGAAGGGGCGGTTAGAATGCTCAACTTTGAGCAACTACTCGCCTTGGGTCAACAGCAGCCCTTGACCCCCGTGGCGATCCAACCCTCGGATCTCGTCACCTTGCTCTATACCTCCGGCACGACGGGAAAACCCAAGGGTGTGATGCTGACCCATGGTAATTTGCTCCACCAAATCACGACGTTTATTAGTGCGATTAAACCGACGGCGGGCGATCGCGTCCTCTCCATTCTCCCCAGTTGGCATTCCTACGAGCGGACGGTGGAATATTTCCTCTTCGCCTACGGTTGTTCGCAGATGTACACCAATATTCGCTATTTCAAGCAAGACCTGGCCAGCTTTAAACCGCACTTTATGGTGGGCGTGCCGCGTCTGTGGGAATCGATCTACGAAGGGGTGCAAAAAACCTTCCGGGAAAAATCCGCTCGTCAACAGGCGTTGATTCACTTCTTTTTTGGCTGGTCAGAAAAATACATCCTGGCGCGACGGTTGGCGGATGACCTCGATCTGTTGCGCCCCAACCCATCGGCGAGCGATCGCACCAAAGCCAAACTCAAAGCCGCCCTCCTCAAACCCCTCCATCTCTTGGGCGATCGCCTCGTTTACGGCAAAGTCCGCGCCGCCACCGGTGGCTGCATTAAATACTTCGTCAGCGGCGGCGGCTCCCTCGCCCGTCACATCGACACATTTTACGAACTGATTAACGTTCCTCTGATCGTCGGCTACGGCCTCACCGAAACCGCCCCCGTCGCCACCGTCCGCAGTCGCGAATGTAACCTACGGGGCGCATCGGGCCCGCCGCTGCCCCACACCGAAATTCGCATCGTCCACCCCGAAACCCGCACCCCCCTCCCCGACCTAATCCTGTAG
- the ispG gene encoding (E)-4-hydroxy-3-methylbut-2-enyl-diphosphate synthase, which produces MQTLDVPVNSAIALTDPTIHRRKTRPVPVGSITIGGGHPVVVQSMINEDTLDIEGSVAAIRRLHEIGCEIVRVTVPSLAHAKALAEIKAKLAATYQPVPLVADVHHNGMKIALEVAKHVDKVRINPGLYVFEKPSSDRTEYSQAEFDDIGAKIRATLEPLVVSLRDQGKSMRIGVNHGSLSERMLFTYGDTPEGMVESALEFIRICESLDFYNLVISLKASRVPVMLAAYRLMCQRMDALGMDYPLHLGVTEAGDGEYGRIKSTAGIGTLLAEGIGDTIRVSLTEAPEKEIPVCYSILQALGLRKTMVEYVACPSCGRTLFNLEDVLHKVREATKHLTGLDIAVMGCIVNGPGEMADADYGYVGKQPGFISLYRGRDEIKKVPEDQGVEELINLIKSDDRWVDP; this is translated from the coding sequence ATGCAAACCCTAGACGTACCTGTCAATTCTGCGATCGCCCTCACTGATCCCACGATTCACCGCCGCAAAACGCGCCCGGTTCCCGTGGGATCGATCACCATCGGCGGCGGCCATCCGGTGGTGGTGCAATCGATGATCAACGAAGACACCCTCGATATTGAAGGCTCTGTCGCCGCCATCCGCCGCCTCCATGAGATCGGCTGTGAAATCGTGCGGGTCACGGTTCCCAGCCTCGCCCATGCCAAAGCCCTCGCCGAGATCAAAGCGAAATTAGCCGCCACCTACCAACCCGTACCCCTAGTAGCGGATGTTCACCACAACGGCATGAAAATTGCCCTCGAAGTGGCGAAGCATGTGGATAAAGTCCGGATTAACCCTGGGCTGTATGTATTCGAGAAGCCGAGCAGCGATCGCACCGAATACAGCCAAGCCGAATTTGATGACATCGGGGCGAAAATCCGCGCCACCCTCGAACCCCTCGTCGTCTCCCTCCGCGACCAAGGCAAATCGATGCGCATTGGCGTTAATCATGGCTCCCTCTCCGAGCGGATGCTCTTCACCTACGGCGACACCCCCGAAGGTATGGTGGAATCTGCCCTCGAATTTATCCGCATCTGTGAATCCCTCGATTTTTATAATCTGGTGATTTCCCTCAAGGCCTCCCGCGTGCCGGTGATGTTGGCCGCCTATCGCCTCATGTGTCAGCGCATGGATGCCCTCGGAATGGACTACCCCCTCCATTTGGGCGTGACCGAAGCCGGAGATGGGGAATACGGGCGGATCAAATCCACCGCTGGCATTGGGACATTGTTGGCCGAAGGCATCGGCGACACGATCCGCGTCTCCCTCACCGAAGCCCCGGAAAAAGAAATTCCCGTCTGCTACAGCATCCTCCAAGCCCTCGGCTTGCGCAAAACCATGGTGGAATATGTGGCCTGCCCCTCCTGTGGGCGGACATTATTCAACCTCGAAGACGTGCTTCATAAAGTCCGGGAAGCCACGAAACACCTGACTGGTTTAGACATTGCGGTGATGGGCTGCATTGTCAACGGCCCCGGCGAGATGGCCGATGCGGACTATGGCTATGTGGGGAAACAACCGGGTTTCATTTCCCTGTATCGTGGGCGGGATGAAATCAAGAAAGTCCCCGAAGATCAAGGTGTTGAAGAACTGATTAACCTGATTAAATCTGACGATCGCTGGGTTGATCCCTAA
- a CDS encoding Uma2 family endonuclease, producing the protein MVQIPFEASTRYPDSDGKPMAENTLQYQWIVRLVENLKRMLAGQNAFVAGDLLWYPVQAQPGETPLAQAPDAMVVIGRPDHCRGSYKQWDEENIAPQVVFEIISPSNSAAEMTAKQAFYIEHGVLELYFYNPQSETFWGLVRGTVDDKLEPVMPLNMPWVSPLLQIRFELFEDGLAVFYPDGEPFKTLAEFAQERDRLAAKLRELGINPDDL; encoded by the coding sequence ATGGTTCAGATTCCCTTTGAGGCCTCAACCCGCTATCCCGACTCTGACGGTAAACCCATGGCCGAAAATACCCTGCAATACCAATGGATTGTCCGCTTGGTGGAAAACCTCAAACGGATGTTAGCCGGTCAAAATGCCTTTGTTGCGGGAGATTTGCTGTGGTATCCAGTCCAGGCGCAACCCGGTGAGACTCCCCTTGCCCAAGCGCCGGACGCGATGGTGGTCATCGGTCGCCCGGATCACTGTCGAGGCAGTTACAAGCAATGGGACGAAGAGAATATCGCGCCCCAGGTGGTGTTTGAAATTATTTCACCGAGTAATAGTGCGGCGGAAATGACGGCCAAGCAGGCCTTTTACATCGAACATGGGGTGTTGGAACTGTATTTTTACAATCCGCAGTCGGAGACGTTCTGGGGGTTGGTGCGGGGCACGGTGGACGATAAACTTGAACCGGTGATGCCGCTGAATATGCCCTGGGTGTCGCCGCTGCTCCAGATTCGTTTTGAACTGTTCGAGGATGGGTTAGCCGTGTTTTATCCCGATGGTGAACCGTTCAAGACCTTGGCGGAGTTTGCCCAGGAACGCGATCGCTTGGCGGCCAAATTGCGAGAACTGGGGATTAACCCAGATGACCTGTAG
- a CDS encoding YlqD family protein has translation MATELTIKRPVVLKVIVTPRWKEEVTQQLQTQTTQLDQQLQDIDMQGQRAIAEVQKQGVALTNPQALQQIEAIQNQVNQKKNELQQRKNQLLQQLDQLEKVEMEQEVAQGQIDGTCTVAVGDNLVKKLQVEVVVRDGIVQEIRGEL, from the coding sequence ATGGCCACCGAATTAACCATTAAGCGCCCTGTTGTCTTGAAGGTGATTGTTACCCCGCGCTGGAAAGAGGAAGTCACCCAACAACTGCAAACCCAAACCACACAACTGGATCAACAACTGCAAGACATCGATATGCAGGGGCAACGGGCGATCGCAGAAGTGCAAAAACAGGGTGTGGCCTTAACCAATCCCCAAGCACTCCAGCAAATTGAAGCGATTCAAAACCAAGTCAACCAAAAGAAAAACGAACTGCAACAACGCAAAAACCAACTGCTTCAGCAACTTGACCAACTTGAAAAAGTGGAAATGGAGCAAGAAGTAGCCCAAGGTCAGATTGACGGCACTTGTACCGTAGCCGTGGGCGACAACCTTGTGAAAAAACTCCAGGTTGAAGTCGTGGTTCGCGATGGCATTGTCCAAGAAATTCGCGGCGAACTCTAG
- the ebsA gene encoding type IV pilus biogenesis protein EbsA, giving the protein MSIEGIQSASKQDAMVYVPYFQGQKRKMLPKAIGIYQNGSLEGERMIEGGESIPFVATWFVSKLPAESTRCRLQFDGNAELSYEVDMQNSEFVDHLIGVIMNYQRTKHTDFSRAFYRKLLQMDGSS; this is encoded by the coding sequence ATGTCGATAGAAGGAATTCAATCGGCTTCAAAACAGGATGCAATGGTCTACGTTCCTTACTTTCAAGGCCAAAAGCGCAAAATGCTGCCGAAAGCGATCGGCATTTACCAAAATGGTTCCCTTGAGGGAGAGCGGATGATTGAGGGGGGGGAAAGCATTCCCTTTGTGGCGACCTGGTTTGTCTCGAAACTGCCGGCGGAATCGACCCGGTGTCGGTTGCAGTTTGATGGCAATGCGGAACTCAGCTACGAAGTGGATATGCAGAATTCCGAGTTTGTGGATCATCTGATCGGGGTGATCATGAACTACCAACGCACGAAACATACGGATTTCTCCCGTGCGTTCTATCGCAAATTATTACAAATGGATGGCTCATCATAA
- a CDS encoding phosphotransacetylase family protein produces the protein MAQAKHNKHLLIGSTMAHSGKSAVILGLAHQLNQQGIQIGYGKPLGTYLNTEAIAPTDADVQFITEQLALSPAQTKAPLLTLNAASFTQYLQPTSEVTNVMHSLSSYVDDIAGDLVLLEGPGSLSEGRLLNLSLVQMAAQLDLPVLMTALYHPVTLIDELLDVQEALGDHLMGVVINDIPESDAAVVAEQVAPYLERQGIPVFAQLPRNGLLRSVSVRELATKLEAKVLCRPDRLDLMVESLTIGAMNVNSALEYFRKGRNMAVVTGGDRSELQLAALETSTNCLILTGHSAPQDFILSRAEDLEIPILSVDLDTLTTVEIADQSFGQVRLQEPIKVQCIQELIHAHFDTPRLMQALGLEPSPVNV, from the coding sequence GTGGCACAGGCCAAACACAATAAGCATCTGTTGATCGGTTCAACGATGGCCCATAGTGGCAAATCGGCGGTTATTCTCGGACTTGCCCATCAACTGAATCAGCAAGGGATTCAAATCGGCTATGGCAAGCCCTTGGGAACGTATCTCAACACGGAGGCGATCGCGCCGACGGATGCGGATGTGCAATTTATCACTGAACAGTTAGCGCTATCACCGGCTCAGACGAAAGCGCCGTTACTGACCCTCAATGCAGCGAGCTTCACTCAATATTTGCAGCCGACGAGTGAGGTGACGAATGTGATGCATTCCCTGTCGAGCTATGTGGATGATATTGCTGGCGATTTGGTACTTCTAGAAGGGCCGGGCAGTTTGTCGGAGGGGCGACTGCTGAATTTGTCGTTGGTGCAGATGGCGGCTCAGTTGGATCTGCCGGTGTTGATGACGGCGTTGTATCATCCGGTGACGTTGATTGATGAACTGTTGGATGTGCAAGAGGCCCTGGGGGATCACCTAATGGGGGTTGTGATCAATGATATTCCGGAGTCTGATGCGGCGGTGGTGGCGGAACAGGTGGCCCCCTATCTGGAGCGGCAAGGGATTCCGGTGTTTGCGCAACTGCCCCGCAATGGGTTGCTCCGCAGTGTGAGTGTGCGAGAGTTGGCGACCAAGTTAGAGGCCAAAGTGCTGTGCCGTCCGGATCGGTTGGATCTCATGGTTGAGAGTTTGACGATTGGGGCGATGAATGTGAATTCTGCCCTGGAGTATTTCCGGAAGGGGCGCAATATGGCGGTGGTGACGGGGGGCGATCGCAGTGAATTGCAGCTTGCGGCCCTGGAGACTTCCACCAATTGCCTGATCCTGACGGGGCATTCTGCCCCCCAAGACTTTATCCTCAGTCGGGCGGAAGATTTAGAGATTCCGATTCTATCGGTGGATCTCGATACCTTAACAACGGTGGAAATTGCCGACCAAAGTTTTGGCCAAGTCCGCCTCCAAGAACCGATTAAAGTCCAGTGCATCCAAGAGTTGATCCACGCCCATTTTGATACCCCGCGCTTGATGCAGGCGTTGGGGTTAGAACCTAGTCCTGTTAATGTCTGA
- a CDS encoding DUF1815 family protein, whose amino-acid sequence MFQRLAQQHRSFVRDLVMNLQALAMVLEQRGYLASCYTCGGEMNSASFMVSLGENHLIRFLVSDYGITWTEMRDDRELMKLEGAEAISQLQELANLVKYHTDSNPEQLVAATMPTIPPR is encoded by the coding sequence ATGTTTCAACGACTCGCACAACAACATCGATCCTTTGTTCGGGATTTGGTGATGAATCTACAGGCTTTGGCGATGGTGCTAGAGCAACGCGGCTATCTCGCGTCGTGCTACACCTGTGGCGGTGAGATGAATAGTGCATCATTTATGGTGAGCTTGGGTGAGAACCACTTGATTCGATTTTTGGTGTCGGACTACGGCATCACCTGGACGGAAATGCGGGACGATCGCGAATTGATGAAGCTCGAAGGGGCTGAAGCGATTAGCCAACTCCAAGAACTCGCTAACTTGGTGAAATACCATACGGACTCCAATCCAGAGCAGCTTGTGGCGGCGACCATGCCGACAATTCCCCCGCGCTAA
- a CDS encoding NAD(P)H-quinone oxidoreductase subunit 4 — protein sequence MFTTQVPWLTTLILLPMVAAIAVPLIPDKDGKTLRWYGLGVGLVELALTVYLAATQFDRTAVGFQLSETYAWLPQLGVNWSVAVDGISLPLLVLTAFVNTLALMAAWRVSHKPRLFYGLMLALYGAQMGVFVAKDLLLFFTMWELELVPVYLLISIWGGPKRLYAATKFILYTALASLFILVAGLGLAFSGDRITFDLAELGLKEYPAALELFAYVGFLIAFAVKLPMFPVHTWLPDAHGEASAPVSMVLAGILLKMGGYGLIRMNMELLPNAHSHFAPVLVVLGVVNIVYGAFAAFGQTNLKRRLAYSSVSHMGFVLIGLASFTEVGLNGAMLQMLSHGLIAAALFFLAGAAYDRTHTLMMDEMSGLAQQMPKIFALFTVAAMASLALPGMSGFVSELTVFLGMANSDAYSLSFKTVIVFLSAVGLILTPIYLLSMLREVFYGDGAPAPKQDNWFSDANPREVFIAVCFLVPIIGIGLYPKLAMTSYDTKTVHIAQKVGAALPIFATVEPQEMTAEQVLFPITPALIAPQLD from the coding sequence ATGTTTACCACTCAAGTGCCTTGGCTCACAACCCTGATTTTGCTGCCCATGGTGGCGGCGATCGCTGTCCCCCTCATTCCGGATAAAGACGGGAAAACCCTGCGTTGGTATGGGTTAGGCGTGGGACTTGTCGAACTCGCCTTAACGGTTTATCTCGCTGCCACCCAATTCGATCGCACCGCTGTGGGCTTCCAACTCAGCGAAACCTATGCTTGGCTGCCGCAGTTGGGGGTGAATTGGTCTGTTGCCGTCGATGGCATTTCGTTGCCGCTGTTGGTTTTAACCGCCTTCGTCAATACCTTGGCGTTGATGGCTGCCTGGCGTGTGAGTCATAAGCCTCGGCTGTTTTACGGGCTGATGTTGGCCCTCTACGGTGCGCAGATGGGGGTGTTTGTCGCCAAAGATTTACTGTTATTTTTCACGATGTGGGAACTGGAGTTAGTTCCGGTTTATCTCTTGATTTCGATCTGGGGCGGGCCCAAACGCCTCTATGCTGCGACTAAATTTATTTTGTATACGGCATTAGCCTCCTTATTTATTTTGGTTGCCGGTTTGGGCTTGGCCTTTTCGGGCGATCGCATCACCTTCGACCTCGCTGAACTGGGTCTGAAAGAATACCCCGCCGCCCTCGAACTCTTCGCCTACGTGGGTTTCCTGATCGCCTTTGCCGTCAAACTGCCCATGTTTCCCGTCCACACTTGGCTCCCCGATGCCCACGGTGAAGCCTCCGCCCCCGTCTCCATGGTGCTCGCCGGGATTCTGCTCAAAATGGGCGGTTATGGTTTGATTCGGATGAACATGGAACTCCTCCCCAATGCCCACAGCCACTTTGCCCCCGTCCTCGTGGTGCTGGGTGTGGTTAACATTGTCTACGGAGCCTTCGCCGCCTTCGGACAAACCAATCTTAAACGCCGCCTTGCCTATTCCTCCGTTTCTCACATGGGCTTTGTCTTGATTGGCCTCGCCTCCTTCACGGAAGTCGGCTTAAACGGTGCGATGTTGCAAATGCTCTCCCACGGGTTGATCGCCGCCGCCCTCTTCTTCCTAGCCGGGGCAGCCTACGATCGCACCCACACCCTGATGATGGACGAAATGAGCGGCCTCGCCCAACAGATGCCGAAAATCTTCGCCCTCTTCACCGTCGCCGCCATGGCATCCCTCGCCCTCCCCGGCATGAGCGGCTTCGTCAGCGAACTGACGGTGTTCCTCGGCATGGCCAACAGCGATGCCTATAGCCTCTCGTTCAAAACCGTGATCGTCTTCCTCTCCGCTGTGGGTCTAATTCTCACCCCGATCTATCTCCTCTCGATGCTGCGGGAAGTGTTCTACGGCGATGGGGCTCCGGCTCCGAAGCAGGACAACTGGTTTAGCGATGCGAACCCCCGTGAAGTGTTTATCGCGGTGTGCTTCCTCGTACCGATTATCGGCATTGGTCTCTACCCCAAACTGGCGATGACCAGCTACGACACCAAAACGGTGCATATTGCCCAAAAGGTAGGGGCGGCTCTGCCGATATTCGCCACGGTAGAACCCCAGGAAATGACCGCCGAGCAGGTTCTATTCCCCATCACTCCAGCCTTGATCGCGCCTCAGCTTGATTAA
- a CDS encoding IS4 family transposase — MGNSFRQTVAGLFARKDMNSATMLSGHVASTQARVQASESEYLIAAQDTTYYNYSGQTQMSGLGRIQGKVRGLMQHNVLLMEQEGQPLGLIHQQYWTRGGAIDWPSPQKESQKWFKGLVAVNQQAQGSNRRWVVTCDREGDIFEFFKAEREPNVDLLVRVCQPRRVEVAAAGTVCPLPDVAEQLDDYGQYSVQIERLYEGKGRTVDVTLQLQAATVYIYPRQDLSPARHKTQPLTLVMATEVACVDGKTQVDCFDADNSLCWSLLTSLPVATAADVQRILRFYALRWRIERLHFTLKSGALNVERLQFDDVHTLVNALTFYSVVAWRLLGLTYALRQDPEQSAQTLFDADELRLLHQLSGQAVDSLRQATLALTKLVGFAPSRRQPLPGVKVLAIAIERFFFVKQGAQAVSKPLQD, encoded by the coding sequence ATGGGCAACAGCTTTAGGCAAACAGTGGCCGGTTTGTTTGCCCGCAAGGACATGAACAGTGCAACGATGTTGTCCGGTCACGTGGCATCCACCCAAGCCCGAGTCCAAGCCAGTGAGAGTGAGTATCTCATCGCGGCTCAGGACACAACGTACTACAACTACTCAGGTCAGACGCAGATGTCGGGATTGGGGAGAATCCAGGGTAAGGTGCGGGGACTGATGCAGCACAATGTGTTGCTCATGGAGCAGGAGGGGCAGCCCCTAGGACTAATCCATCAACAGTACTGGACGCGAGGGGGGGCGATAGATTGGCCGTCGCCGCAAAAAGAATCTCAAAAGTGGTTCAAGGGCTTGGTTGCGGTCAACCAACAAGCCCAAGGGTCAAACCGACGGTGGGTGGTCACCTGTGACCGAGAAGGGGATATTTTCGAGTTCTTCAAAGCTGAGCGTGAGCCCAATGTGGATTTGCTGGTGCGGGTGTGTCAACCCCGCCGCGTCGAAGTGGCTGCCGCCGGAACGGTCTGTCCATTGCCGGATGTCGCTGAGCAGCTCGACGACTACGGGCAGTATTCAGTGCAGATTGAGCGGCTGTATGAGGGCAAGGGACGAACGGTAGACGTGACCTTGCAGTTGCAGGCGGCAACCGTTTACATCTACCCGCGTCAAGATTTGAGCCCCGCTCGCCACAAGACGCAGCCCCTTACGCTGGTTATGGCTACCGAGGTCGCTTGTGTCGATGGGAAAACGCAGGTGGACTGCTTCGACGCTGACAACAGTCTGTGCTGGTCTTTGCTCACCAGTCTACCGGTGGCAACGGCAGCGGATGTCCAACGCATCCTCCGTTTCTATGCTCTGCGTTGGCGCATTGAACGGCTTCACTTCACTCTCAAGTCTGGGGCGTTAAATGTGGAGCGGCTCCAATTTGACGATGTGCATACCTTGGTCAATGCCTTAACTTTTTACTCGGTGGTCGCTTGGCGGCTTCTCGGGTTGACTTATGCCTTGCGTCAAGACCCTGAACAGTCGGCTCAGACGCTTTTTGATGCCGATGAACTCAGGTTGTTGCATCAGCTCTCGGGCCAAGCTGTTGACTCCCTGCGACAGGCTACGCTGGCGTTGACGAAGTTAGTGGGCTTTGCTCCTTCTCGAAGGCAACCACTGCCAGGGGTCAAAGTCCTGGCTATTGCGATTGAACGTTTTTTCTTTGTTAAGCAGGGGGCTCAGGCTGTCTCCAAACCCCTACAGGATTAG